The genomic interval TTCTCGTAGACGTCAGCAGGCAGCAGTTCGCTGTAGCAATCGAAAACCCGCGAGGCGAGGAGCTTCATCCCGCGCGCGCTCCGCTCCATCTGGGCGGGATTGGCGCAAAGCAGGAAGCGGGTCAGCCACGAGGCGGCCACCGGCAGATACGACCAACGCAATGCCAATGGCCCCTTGGCATCAAGCAGCCACCCCGGCACCTGCTTGATCATGCCGGGCATGGCCACCGGCAGGATGCCGTCGGGGTTGAGCGACCCCGCATTGCCAAATGAGGTTTCTTCGCCGACGCCTTTGCGGTCAATCAGCGTCACCGCGATGCCGCGCTTCTGCAGATAGGCGGCACAACACGCGCCGACGATGCCCGCTCCGATGACGACTGCTGTTCGAACCATGGTAAACTCCGGGAGACGCCGGTCGGGATTGCGCGAAACGAGGGCAATCCCGGCCGGTCGATCTGAATTGTCCGGCTCAGCCGGACAGGCTCATGCTATTTAGTGGAGCCGATTTGCTGGTCCCACATCTCGAACATCTTGACCATGTTCACCGCGGTCAGCGGTGGCTCGATCGGATTGTTGGCGATGAGGTCCGCGTATTCGTCGCGACCAAACTCCTTGATCACGTCCTGTGACGACTGCGGTGCCATGTCGATTGTCACCCCGTCGATCGACGGCCCCGGATAGAGATAGCCGGTGTCGTAGAGCACTGCCTGCTGCTTGGGCTCGAGCGCGAAAGCGATGAAGTCAAGCACCACCGCCAGCCGATCCTCGGAGATGCCCTTGGGCACGGCGAAGAAATTGCCGCCCGAGATCCAGTGGAAGTTGTCGAAGGTGGAGATCATCGCTCCCTTGGGCACGATGCCAAGGGCGCGCGGATTAATATCGAAACCTGTGGTGGTGGCCAGCAGGGTCCGCGTACCTTGGGCGAATTCGGTCATCAACTGAGCAGTGCCGGACGGGTAGTACTCGATGTATTCGTTGATGTCCTTGAGATAGGCCCAGGTCTTTTCCCAACCGTTGACCGGATCGCTGGGATCGCTGTCGCCAAGCAGGTACGGCAGTGCCATCACAAAAGTCCGGCCCGGGCCGGAATTGGCTGGTCGTGCATACCCAAACTTTCCGGGATTGGCCTTTGCCCATTCGAGCAGCTCCAGCGCGGTCTTGGGCGGGGTCGCCACACTCTCGGGCATGAAGAACAGCAGCGGCCCGCCCGGATAGTAGACGTTCACGATGCCTTGGCCCTTGGCCATCTTCTGCAAGTTGCGGGCGCCGGGAAGCTGGCGAGCATCCAGGTCGGGGAACGAAGAGGCATGCTTGGGCAACATCTCCTCAAACACCCCAAACTCAATGCCGGCTGCCATCGCGTCAGTGCCGGTCAGGATCAGGTCGACATCCAGCCGACCAGCGTTCTGCTGGACCTGCAGCTTGCTGGCCATTTCAGGGGCCGGCGCCTTGACGAAGATGACGTCCGAAACAATTTCCGGATGGGCGGCCTTGTAGTTTTCGAACATGCCTTGAGCCACTTCCAGCACGCCGCCAACGTCGAGCACACTGAGAACGATCGGTTCGGCCGGCAAGGCCGGTGTCTGGGCAAAGGCCGACAGGCCCATGGCGGTGGCGAGTGCCGTGCCGCCGGCCAGGGCGAGAAGGTCGCGACGGCGAAAGCGGTAACTTTTGGTTTTATGCTCTGAAGTCACATGTAGTCTCCCTTTGGATACAGAAACAAAATTGGGACCGGCGGAGTGCGCTAGCGCACTCCCCGCCGAGCCCCCCCAACGATTTGTGACGGGTTGACGAAGCGCAGGGCCACCAGAAGCCAGAACATCGCGGTGGCCATGTAAATAACGGCGAGCGCATCGACCGATTGGGTCGCACGCACCCCAGGCGAGAACACGGCATAATAGAGCGCCACGACCAAGGTCTGGTTGGTCGGGCCCGCCGTGAGGAAGGTCAGTTCGAACTCCGAGATGGTGCGCACCATGGCGAGTAGGAGCGCAGCCAGCGCCCCAGGCAGCATCAGCGGCAGCAGGACATGGACAAACAGCTGGAAGGTATTGGCGCCGAAAACCCGCGCCGCCGCCTCGATCCGCGTATCGATCTGCTCGATGAACGGGATCATGATGAGGATGACGAAGGGGACCGTGTTGACCAAATTGGCCAGCACCACACCCCAGTAGGTCCCGCCCAGTCCGCTCTGGTACAGCACCGTTGCCAGCGGAATGCCGAAGGTAATGTGCGGCACGAGGACCGGCAGCAGGAAGCCGAGCATGACGAAGCGCTTACCTGGGAAATCCCGGCGTGCCAAGGCGTAGGCCGCAGGAATGCCGATCAGCCCCGACAACACGACCACGGCCAGCACGATCTGCAGGGTAACCAGGAGCACCTGGCTCAAGTTGAATTCGCCCCACGCAGAAGCGTACCAATTGGTGGTGAAGGCCTCCGGCAACCAGCCGCCAAACCAGCTGGTGCCCAGTGAATTAGTCACCACCGCGCCGATCATGGCGACGATATTGATGATGATGAAGGCCATCACAATCCAGACGACGATGGACCATAGGCGGGCGCCGGGCGATGTATCGCGTTGCATGACTTAACCTTTCGCGCCGGCGCTGGAGCCGCGGAAGAACAGGCCGCGTAAAGCCAGAACGGCGACAAAGACCAGCAATTGGCAGGCGGCCATGACCATGGCGATCGCCGATGCCATTGAGAAATCGAACTGCTCGAATGCTGCCTGGTAGGCGGCGACGGCGATGACCCGTGTCGAACCGGCGGGAGCCCCAAGCAGGACAGCCGTAGGAAACACCGAGAACGCCTGTACGAAGGACAAGCAGAAGGTGATCGCCAATCCCGGGACCATCAGCGGCAACAGCACATGGATGAAGCGCTGGCGACCGTTGGCGCCCAGCGTGGCCGCGGCCTTCTCGATCGATGGGTTGATGCCGGATACGTAGGACTGCGTCATCAGGAAGGTGAACGGAAAGCCGGTAACCAACAGAGCAGCAAAGACGCCCCAGTAATTGTGAGTCAGCCGGAGTGGCTCCGAAATGATGCCAAACATCATCAGCACTCGATTGAACCACCCGAGCGGCCCCAAATAGTTGAGCAGACCTTGGGCCACCAGAACGGTGCCCAGAGTAATCGGCAGGATTAGGATGACGCTGAGCAGCCAAGACCGCTGCAGCTGGCGCAGGCGTAGCGCCACGGGCACGGCGATCAGGATATTGGTCAATGTCACCGGCAGCGCGAGCGCCAGAGTGGTGGGCAATGTGCGCGCCAGATACGGCTCAGAGAAGAAGCGCGTATAGTTGGCCGGCCAGTCTCCCGCATTGCGTGGGTTGAACGACAGCACCAGCCCATAGAGAAAAGGGTAGAGAAAGAGGCAGATAATCAGAATGCCAGCAGGCACCGCCAGCAGCGTCGCGCCATCAACGCCGCGTTCGGCGAGGCGCTGGCGCCAAGTCAGGTTAGATACGCGTGCGACAGCAGACATCGTCACTACCTCACTCCCTCAGCGCGCGGGAACACCAATGCGCGTTCGCCATCAGCGTTCAGGGCAACCTGGCTGCCGAGAGCTGCCGACTGGTTTGACCGGAACACCAACTCGCCCCCGTCAGTGCCGCGCCCTGTCCCGACGAACTCACGCCCGCGGTATTCCATCGTCTCGACCGTCGTGGAAATGCTATTCGGACCACCGGCAGCGGCAATCAGATCGTCAGGGCGCACCGCCACTACGACCTGGCTGCCCACGACCAGCCCGCCGCAGTGTTGCCCATAAATTTCAGCACCCCCAGCGTCGACAGTGACTTTGTCGCCATAGACCCTCTTGACCACGCCCGCGATACGATTGCGGAAGCCCATGAATTCAGCGACGTCCAAATGCGCGGGACGATCATAGAGCTCAGTGGGCGTCCCCACCTGACGGATGCGACCGTCGCGCAGCACCACTATGCGGTCTGCCAGCGAAAGCGCCTCTTCCTGGTCGTGGGTAACGTATATCGTGGTGGCGCCCAGCTCATTGTGAATACGGCGGATTTCCGAGCGCATCTCCAGACGCAGCTTGGCGTCCAAATTCGACAGCGGCTCATCCATCAGCACCAGCGTAGGCTCGACCACGATAGCGCGAGCAATGGCTACGCGCTGCTGCTGGCCGCCAGACAGCTGCGATGGCAGCTTTTCTTCCTGTCCCTCAAGCCGAACCACCTTGATCGCCTCATCGGTGCGGCGACGAATTTCAGCCGCAGGAACATGGCGCATCCGCAGCCCGAAGCCGACATTCTTGCGGACGTTCATATGGGGGAACAATGCGTAGTTTTGAAACACCATGCCAAAGCCCCGATCCTCGGGGCGCATGACATCAATGCGCCGATCATCCACCCAAATTGCACCAGCGGTGACATTCAGCAAACCAGCAATACAATTAAGAGTAGTAGACTTTCCACACCCTGATGGACCAAGCAACGCAATGAACTCACCACGACGTATCGTTATATTGATATCAACAAGCGCGTTAAAATCGCCAAACGAACGAGCGACCCCATCCAATTTTAATTGTTCAAACTTGGAAAGTGATATCGACATGCTTTATGCCACACCAAATGGTTTCGGATAGCCGGATCATTCCGGTTTAGTTGCTTCATTTTTCGGAATTTTACCCCGACACCAGAAAAAGCTAACACGTCATTTTCATGAAAGAAAGCGTTTTCTTTTCGGCTTTGCTATAGTACTTTCGCTCAGGCCTCCACCCTCTTGCGGAGTGTGAAGACCAAGAGACAGGCGGCGAGCCGAGCAAAAAGGCCGGTTACGATGGAGCAAACGGCAATGAGAATTCGGATACGCGGCGGCAATGTTCTGGCCGGCAAAGACCTGGCACCAACGCCTGACGGCGTCGTGGAAATCGAGGGCACCCGCATCGTCGCGATCGGTCGAGCTGGCGACTTTCCAGCGTCCAATGATGGCGTCGAAATCATCGATGCGACGGGCTGCACGGTCCTGCCCGGCCTGATCGACACCCATGTCCACATCTTCATCGAGACCGGCCTGCGCAAGCTGGACGACGGTGCGGCAGCACTATGGGCGTCCCAATACATTCGCCAGGCGCTGCGGCGCGGCGTTACCACGGTGCGCGATCTGGGCGCTCAAACTGACGCGGTGTTTGCCCTGCGGCGCGGCGTCAATGAAGGGTGGATAGAAGGGCCGCGTATCCTGACCTGCGGTCGCGCCATCACCATGACTGGCGGGCATGGCTGGATGAATATCAGCACCGAAGCCGATGGTGCCGATGGTGTTCGGCAGGCCGCACGCCGCCAGTTGCGCGCTGGGGCTGACGTCATCAAGGTCATGGCCTCTGGCGGCGGCGGCACTCCGGGAGAATTGGCCACGTCGCCGCAGTTCACCGTCGCGGAATTGCGAGCCGCAGTCGAGGAGGCCCACGACGCCAGCAAGCCAGTCGCGGCGCATGCTTTGGCGACGCGTGGCATCATGAATTCCTTGCTGGCGGGCGCCGATACCATTGAGCACGGGGTCTATCTTGACGATGCCTGTGTCGAGTTGATGCTCAAGAACGGCACGACGCTATGCCCGACCATCTCGGTCTACCCCCGCGTGGTCGAGCGGGGTTTGGCCGGCGGCGCCTCGGACTTTTTTATCGCCAAATCCAAAACGTTTCTCGAGCCGCACTTGGATAGTCTGCGCAAAGCCGTGGGCGCGGGCGTGAAGATCGTCTTTGGCACCGATTCCGCCCGCGTTTACAACGGGCTGGGCGACGTCTCCGACGAGACACGGCTTATGGTCGAGGCCGGTATGACGCCGCACGCGGTTATCGTCTCGGCGACCCGAACCGCCGCCGAAATTTGTGGCATCGGCGAACAGGTCGGCACATTGGAGGCCGGCAAGACTGCCGATCTCATCCTGGTCAAAGGCGATCCGACGCAGGATATCGGCAAGCTGGGCGCGGTCCAGGCGGTGTTTCGCGACGGCAAGCGGTTCCAGGGCTAAGTGTCCAAATGGCAGAACTGACCGCAGAGGAATGCGGCCTGGTGGACGGAGTACCGGACATGATCCACCTGCGCTGCAGCGCTTCGATCGCTCAGATTGCGCGCAAAGGCGCCGAACTACGCGCGCTTGAGCTCGACGGACGAACTATCATCTGGACAGGGGATTTGGAATGGTGGGGCTATACCAGCCCCATCCTGTTCCCCATCGTCGGCCGGGTGCGCGATGGGACTATCCGCGTCGATGGGCGTCAACACCAGCTTGATATGCATGGCTTCACCCGAGAAAGCCATTTTGCGGTTATAGATCAGACGCTTAGTTCGGCCCGGCTGCGATTGACCGATACTTCAGTAACCCGTGAGAACTACCCATTCGCTTTCCAGTTCGATGTGGTTTTCGAGCTGACCGAAAGCGCCCTCACCATCCGCTTCCAAGTCAGCGCTGGTGACACCGAATTGCCCTATGCTCTGGGTTATCACCCCGCCTTTCCCTGGCCCACCGGGCCGGAGCAGCGCAGCGCCTATTCAGTCAGCTTCGAGACCGCCGAGGCGCCGCGCGTTGAGGTGTTTTCCGCCAACGGGCTCCTGACGGGAAGGCAACGCGATGTTCCCAAGCTTGGCCGCAGCTTTGCGCTCGCCGACAGCCTGTTCGACACCGGGTCGGCCCTCTGTTACCTTCGGGCCCAAAGCCGCTGGCTCGAGTTGGCGGATTGGCAAGGCCACGTCACGCGCCTGACCACGACCAATTTCCCGCACTTGGCCGTCTGGTCCAAGCCCGGCGCGCCGTTTGTCAGTCTTGAGGCTTGGACCGGGCATGGCGACCCAGAAGGGTTTGAGGGTGAATTTGCCGCCAAACCATCGATAATGTTCGCCAGGCCTGAGCACGCCAACCACCACACCATAGTGCTGAGCTCTCGCCTGGATTTGGAGACAGCTGCAAGAGCTAACGAATAAGGGCTATGAATATCGCTGAGCTGGACGAGATCGATTGCGATATGCTCCGGTCGTGGCACGTCGGGGCACTGGTCGCAACCTTCCGCCAAACGTCTACACTCTCGGATGCGAGCCACAGCGGTCGATTTCAACGCGAATGTACTGAACCGTA from Devosia sp. 2618 carries:
- a CDS encoding extracellular solute-binding protein; its protein translation is MTSEHKTKSYRFRRRDLLALAGGTALATAMGLSAFAQTPALPAEPIVLSVLDVGGVLEVAQGMFENYKAAHPEIVSDVIFVKAPAPEMASKLQVQQNAGRLDVDLILTGTDAMAAGIEFGVFEEMLPKHASSFPDLDARQLPGARNLQKMAKGQGIVNVYYPGGPLLFFMPESVATPPKTALELLEWAKANPGKFGYARPANSGPGRTFVMALPYLLGDSDPSDPVNGWEKTWAYLKDINEYIEYYPSGTAQLMTEFAQGTRTLLATTTGFDINPRALGIVPKGAMISTFDNFHWISGGNFFAVPKGISEDRLAVVLDFIAFALEPKQQAVLYDTGYLYPGPSIDGVTIDMAPQSSQDVIKEFGRDEYADLIANNPIEPPLTAVNMVKMFEMWDQQIGSTK
- a CDS encoding ABC transporter permease, translating into MQRDTSPGARLWSIVVWIVMAFIIINIVAMIGAVVTNSLGTSWFGGWLPEAFTTNWYASAWGEFNLSQVLLVTLQIVLAVVVLSGLIGIPAAYALARRDFPGKRFVMLGFLLPVLVPHITFGIPLATVLYQSGLGGTYWGVVLANLVNTVPFVILIMIPFIEQIDTRIEAAARVFGANTFQLFVHVLLPLMLPGALAALLLAMVRTISEFELTFLTAGPTNQTLVVALYYAVFSPGVRATQSVDALAVIYMATAMFWLLVALRFVNPSQIVGGARRGVR
- a CDS encoding ABC transporter permease subunit; its protein translation is MSAVARVSNLTWRQRLAERGVDGATLLAVPAGILIICLFLYPFLYGLVLSFNPRNAGDWPANYTRFFSEPYLARTLPTTLALALPVTLTNILIAVPVALRLRQLQRSWLLSVILILPITLGTVLVAQGLLNYLGPLGWFNRVLMMFGIISEPLRLTHNYWGVFAALLVTGFPFTFLMTQSYVSGINPSIEKAAATLGANGRQRFIHVLLPLMVPGLAITFCLSFVQAFSVFPTAVLLGAPAGSTRVIAVAAYQAAFEQFDFSMASAIAMVMAACQLLVFVAVLALRGLFFRGSSAGAKG
- a CDS encoding ABC transporter ATP-binding protein — its product is MSISLSKFEQLKLDGVARSFGDFNALVDINITIRRGEFIALLGPSGCGKSTTLNCIAGLLNVTAGAIWVDDRRIDVMRPEDRGFGMVFQNYALFPHMNVRKNVGFGLRMRHVPAAEIRRRTDEAIKVVRLEGQEEKLPSQLSGGQQQRVAIARAIVVEPTLVLMDEPLSNLDAKLRLEMRSEIRRIHNELGATTIYVTHDQEEALSLADRIVVLRDGRIRQVGTPTELYDRPAHLDVAEFMGFRNRIAGVVKRVYGDKVTVDAGGAEIYGQHCGGLVVGSQVVVAVRPDDLIAAAGGPNSISTTVETMEYRGREFVGTGRGTDGGELVFRSNQSAALGSQVALNADGERALVFPRAEGVR
- a CDS encoding amidohydrolase family protein; this encodes MRIRIRGGNVLAGKDLAPTPDGVVEIEGTRIVAIGRAGDFPASNDGVEIIDATGCTVLPGLIDTHVHIFIETGLRKLDDGAAALWASQYIRQALRRGVTTVRDLGAQTDAVFALRRGVNEGWIEGPRILTCGRAITMTGGHGWMNISTEADGADGVRQAARRQLRAGADVIKVMASGGGGTPGELATSPQFTVAELRAAVEEAHDASKPVAAHALATRGIMNSLLAGADTIEHGVYLDDACVELMLKNGTTLCPTISVYPRVVERGLAGGASDFFIAKSKTFLEPHLDSLRKAVGAGVKIVFGTDSARVYNGLGDVSDETRLMVEAGMTPHAVIVSATRTAAEICGIGEQVGTLEAGKTADLILVKGDPTQDIGKLGAVQAVFRDGKRFQG
- a CDS encoding aldose 1-epimerase family protein encodes the protein MAELTAEECGLVDGVPDMIHLRCSASIAQIARKGAELRALELDGRTIIWTGDLEWWGYTSPILFPIVGRVRDGTIRVDGRQHQLDMHGFTRESHFAVIDQTLSSARLRLTDTSVTRENYPFAFQFDVVFELTESALTIRFQVSAGDTELPYALGYHPAFPWPTGPEQRSAYSVSFETAEAPRVEVFSANGLLTGRQRDVPKLGRSFALADSLFDTGSALCYLRAQSRWLELADWQGHVTRLTTTNFPHLAVWSKPGAPFVSLEAWTGHGDPEGFEGEFAAKPSIMFARPEHANHHTIVLSSRLDLETAARANE